The stretch of DNA CCCTGCAacagggtgggggggggaaatccAGTGTGACCGCACTGCCCTTGGCTGTGGGTCCCGGGCCCATGGCCCCGAGTCAgactctccttcctctccctgcattGCCCACTGCCCCCCGACTTCATGGAGGCCCTGAAGGCCATGGTCAGGGCCCCCAAGGTATCCATGGCCACGGCTGTGAGGGAGCAGCATGGGCACAAGGAGTCCATGCACATGTGGGTGCATGGGCCAAGGActctggggaaggaatgggAGAGGAAGGGTCTTGGTTGGGGAAGGGCCATGGGGAGGGAAATGGGCATATAGAGGAGAAGGGTCTGGGGAGAAGAAGGGCCATGGTGGGGAGATTGTGGAAGGGGTGGTGGTGTCAATGGCAGCAGTGCCCCATCCCCCCCAGATGCCATGGTGTGGCTGCACACAGTGGGGCAGGTACAGgagctggctgtgctctgctaCTGCATGCCTGCAGTGCCCTTCGGCACAGGCACAGGCCTGGAGGGCAGCGTCAGCACCATGCAGGTACAGACCTCCCTCCTGGCCCCTGCCCGGGGCTGCTGGTGCCAGCTATGCCCAGCCCCTATGGTGCCCCATGGCAGGGCCATGTCTGCTTTGACCTGAGCCTCGATGACTTCTTGGTGGCAGTGGAGCCTGGCATCACCCACAAGGCCCTCAACAGCCACCTGCAGGGCACCGAGCTCTGGTTTCCCACTGGTACCATGGTGCATCAGGGGTCCAGCTACAACCTGATCCTGATCATTGTGGGCTCCAAGGGCACCCTGGGCTTCATTATGGAGGCCATGCTGCACCTGTACCCATTGGCTGAGGCTACCACCACCTTCCCCCAACAcccataaaatcatagaatagtttgggttgcaAGAGCCCTTCAATGTCCTGCACTATCCAGGTGCTGCAGGTCTCCATGCCCATGGCCTGCAGCAGTTGGGGCTGAGGGCCAATGGAGTTCCTAGATGAGATGATGGCGGCTGGTtggaggtgctggtggtggccaCACTTCTTCTAGAGTTCCACAGCCCCTGGCACAGACTGGGAGCACTATGGCTTGAGAAGCTTGATCAGGAGGGACTGGACATCCTGAACCACACTGAACTCACCCCCCAAACCCATGAACCCTAGCAAAATGCACAAAGGCAGCAACCCCCTGAAGTCAGGGCTGGGTAGCCCCCCTGTCCCCCTTCATTTTCACCCCTAACCTTCTCATTCCCTTTCCTTTGTACCTGCAGCCTCTACACACCATGATCTCTTTTTTGGGGGGCCTGACAGGACACCCCAACCTTCCCAATGGGTTCCCTCCCCCCAGCAGGCAAATGCAGATACCCACAAGCTAGGGGGGTTTCTGGGCAAATCTTTATGCTGCTGGGGGTAGAGGGCTAAGTTTTGGGGGCTGCAACTCCATAGCTTTGGGAACCAGCAGAAGCTTCCCCTCTGTTTAAAAGGCACCGCTGTCAGTTTGCATTTCAGTTACAGCTGGTACAGGAGCGAAACCCAAGATGCAAGAACATATAGATCAGACCCTTCCTGCCCCAGGCCCCCTCACCCCTCTGGGGACCCTTACCCAGAACCCCTGGTGAACAGTACAACCTGTCCCACCACAGCCAGTGGCTTCCACACCATTAAGATGTGGCCACTTGGGAGCAGCCAACAGCATCATCCCACATTGTGAGGCACATCCCCATCCTGATTCAACAGGgacacagccccacagcctTGAGGCTGCTGGCTTTGTATGGAGAGAGGACAGCAGGGATGAGCAGGCACAAATCCACCTCCCAGCTTTGCTTCATTATGGGCATGGCTCCAAAACCAATCCTGGCCTCTggccagaggaaggaaaaagaggaagggggATAATGGCTGCAGCCCCTCACCCCTCTACCAGCAGAGCCCCAAACCCCTGGTGCACATGGGGAGTCTCTATGTACGTCCGCTTACAGGAGGCAGAGAGGGCTCTCGTGGAGGGGGATATGTTTCTGGGGACAGAGTGagggcagcagccctgcaccATCACATGGCTGCCAGATGGCCCAGCACCATCCTAAACTGCTGCGTGCTGTTGGCAAGGTCCTCGACACACTCCACCATGTGCTTCgaggcagcaggagaagggtAGTGGAGGGTGGTCACCATGATCTTGAGCATCTCACAGAGGAGGTTGCTGTAGTGCATCACCTTGTGCTGGACATCCTGGGCCTTGGCCTGGCAGGACAGCGTGTCCCCAATGAAAATAAGTTTGTGGGTGCTGAGGATGATGAACTTGCTGTGGGCCACAAAGATCTTGCAGGGGTTGGTTGGTGCTGACAGCAGTGAAGAAGGCATCGACGGCGTTGGTGAGCGTGGCAAGGTTGGCCTTGCACTGCTCCAGGTAGaagaggaggagctggtggtCAGCAGGACACCGGCCATCCTGCACTGGGCCATAGTGCTGGGGGGGGGCTCCAGTTGGACAGGTCATTGTCAATGGGGCATGTCGCCTCCTGTTCCAGCTGCTCGaactgcttcagctgcaggagggatgggTGTGAGGCAGGGCAGCCATCAAGCCAAtgcctgctcccctccctgGAGCCACCGGCATGGCTGACAGTGGCCACCAGCCCCAGGTGTGCCCCAGGGGAAACAGCAAGGGACAGTGCCAGTCCCAGGACAGCTGTGCCAggctcctctcccctccacagTGCTGGCGTGGGAGGTGAGCCAGAACCCACCACAGGGACAGCCACGCAAGAGGGGGCCATGGTCTAGGCCAGGGGGGTACAAGCAGAGCAGAACCCAAGGCCCCTGCCTGCCATGAGAGCTGTACCCAGCAGCgcctgcctgccccagccccattACCTGCTGGTGCTCCAGCTGGTCCTTGCTCTGCTAGATGATGTTGGAGATGGAGaaagctccagcagctctttctgGGTCTTCTCAAACTCCTCCTtgccctgcagggaaggaagggacaTGACATGGAGGTCAGCAACACTGGCTTTGCCAGGACCAAGTCCTCACCTACCCTGGGACACCCCTGGTCCCCATAGTGCTCAAGCCATAGGGTAAAATCAAGATGTGGGTGGCAGAAGCACCATGGCAGTCAGAATTGTCTGATCCCCCCATGCCAGGGACCACTGGCACAAACCCACCTATGGAGAGCATCCCCACTGCCTGCACTCACCTGGAGATGGACATAGTCACAATCCTCCATCCAGTTGCTCTCACTGTTCTTGTAGGGCCTGTTGGGAGACTCCTGGACCAGCAGCTTgggtggggagggcaggggccACAACTGGATGCTGCTGGCCTTGTCAGAAGGGTGAGGGGGCCTGTGGCTGCCACTCTCCACCGCCAGCTTTGTCCTTTTGAAGAGGAGGGAGGCATTGCCATGCAGGAAGGAGGCCAACTGCTTAGTGTCATCAGGAATGCCACGTGAGTGCATGACAAAGTGCTCCAAGTCATCTGTGCCCAGCTTGCTGCTGGCCAAGGTGCTCAGGGCCCAGTGGCAAGCGTCCAGTGCTTGGCTGTGCTGCACCAGAGTCTGGTAGACCTCCTCCATCTTCTGCAACTGCTTGCTGAGCTTGGTGTAGAGGGAATAGTCAGAGGCCTGGGCAGCACTGCCCACCACCCCCTGGGCAAACTCTAGCAGGTCCCTGAGGGCCATCCGGACACCCTTGGCTGCCCTACAGATGCTGGCAGCATTGGCCTCCATGTGCTTGGGGCTGCGCCAGTTGGCACTGATGAAGGACATGAGGTAGGAGACTGTGCTGCCAACACCGTGCTGGAGCTTGGCCAGCATCTCCATGGTGGCATCCACATCCAGGGAGAACTCCTTGCCAGCTCCCTTGGCCAGCTCCTTAATGGGCGCTACATCCAGCAAGGATGTGGAGATGTTGCTGtgggtgctgcctgtgctggagaCTGAGAGGCGCTTGGCATTGGCACCCTTGGCCTCACAGTCCACTTGTGGTGGGACATCATAGATGTACTCACCCTCTGTGTCCAGGGAGCCCTTACCTGAGGCATGCAGGTCCTGGGGCAAGTCATACACCTGGGAGAAGGCCAACCCCCCCAGCTTCTTGAGGCTGGGGGGTACATCATAGATCTCTTGATAGAGCAGTGGATTGGGGGAACCTTTCCCAGCCACCAGTGGTACATCATAGATGTCCTCTGGCAAATAGGGCTCCTGCTGGGCCAGGAGGGGGTGGTGGGAAGGGTCAAAGGCTTTCTGCTTGGCAAAGGCAGGGGGCACATTGTAGGCCTCCTCCCGCACTGGGCCATCTAGCACATCCTTGCTCACTGAGGGGGGCACATCGTACACCtgcaagggcagcagcagggagagtCAGCATTATTGGGAGAGCCAGCCTGGGTCACACCTGGATGTGAGGTGTGCTGTGCCATACatcaccagcagctccagggatgCAAGACAGTGCTGGGTGAGCACCAGGACAGAGCCACCTCAGGGGTGCTCCTGCCTCCAGGGAGGttggcacagccctgctgcagcatcccagcctCCCACATCCCCTGTGGGGTGGGAATCAAAGTCCTAGAGCAGCCCAGGATGGAAGAGACCTTgcaagatcatccagtccaacctcaTCCCCTAGATGAGATTATCTAGGACCCTGTCCCCTCACATCTTGAAAGCTTTCAGTGCCAGGGAGGCCACCAGATCTCTGGGGAAGACGTTCCATGattgttttcactgtaaaaatgtCTCTTATATGGAGAAGCTGGGacctccccagcagcacttAGAGTTTGGTGCAGGTTCTTCCCcactgggaagggctggggggCACATCATAGATCTCCTGCCCATTGAGACCCTTCACTGCCATAGGTGGGGTGTCATAGCCCTGGAAGGGGGAGGACGGGACGGACACAGGACCATGAGTCAGGGATGGTGTGAGTACCTGCCTCTTCCCAGGGACCACTGGGAAGGACAGAGGTGCCCAAAACAGCACCAGGGCTCACAATGTGCCCAGCTTTGGGTGTCATTTGTCCAGATTTGTATCCCACACTGTGACAGAGCATCTCCCTGCCCCCCCAACCAGCCTCACCTCCTGGCTGAACTGGCTCAGAACCCCCCCCTTGGACAGGAAGCACATCATAGATCTCCTGGGAGCCCGTGGAGAGAAGGtaacaaggaaaataatactCATCCTGCTCACCCTTGGGGGAGTCATAGGCATACACTTGCCCCACATGGGTGGGCACCAGCATCTGGCAAGAGGAAAAGGGATGAGGTGGGCACCACCGAGCATCGCCAGCCTGCCTCCCACCCCACATCACCCCTCCAAAACACAGCGATGGGGCTGGAAAGAGGGGTACTGGGACTGTCTGGCACCGGGAAACCGGTGCCCACGGGAGGGCGCTGCCTGGCCAGGCTGCGCTGCCAGGACCGGGATGATCTCACCGGTTATTTATAGCAGCGAGCCTCGGCGAGAGACAAAGCCCAGCGGCACGGCCGTAGCGTGCGGGAGGGAACGGCCGATGTGGGCACCGAGCCGCGGGCAGCGACCTGCCAGCGCCCGGCGGGTACAGCaggtccctgcccatggctcaGTGCCTCCCACCTTGCTGTACCATGGGACACGAAAGCAGCACAGAACCAAACCCAGAGGATCACGGCAGCCCGAGGCAAGAAGGGCTGAGCCACTGGCAGAGGTGCCAGGCTAGTCCTCCATTTTAGGATGCTCCCCATGCACTGGCCGCGGTTTGGCAGCCCCACGGCCCCTCaccagctgcttcccaggggGTAAGTCAGAGCAGCATTCCCAGAAAACACAATGCTGAAAGCATCTCACTCCTCTTCCCCAGAATGATGTGCCCGGGAAGGGGCAGAGCCAGGAAGAGCCTGGTGTCTAGGGTGCAGCCGTTAGGCTGACCTGGACAGGgtccctgtgctggggacaggctggTGGCTCACCCTTGCCTTGCCAATTAACCCAACTGGCAAGCACCAGCAGGCTCCTTGGCTTGGCTGGGACATGCTGGCACTggctgcctgcccctgcccacaCTcccaggaggaaggagagatgaCAGCACCATGCCGGGTACCACAGCTACCTCCATAGCTGCAGGATCTGGCCAAGGGGCATCTCCAGGCAGCTCTTAGGTTACCAGCAGCCCATGCCTGTACCAGACACCAGTAGATCCCATGCTGGAGACCAAGAGGACCCGAGTGCCAAATGCTGTGCCAGCCCCAAGCTGGGTAGCCCACACCAACCTGGGCACCTCAGTcactgcagggacacctccctccccccctgACACCCACTCCTGCCTGTGGCGTGGGCAAGGAtgcccacacacacaccaccaccccccccataTGGGCAAAAGGACTGCCTGCTCCCAAAGACAGTGGTGGGCTGATAAGAGCCCTGTCACCCACTTGCCACCACGGACCACAGAGAGCCCTGCAACCATGCTACCACCCCCTCTAGTCCCCCCATCCTACCTTTCCCTGAGGCTTGtgcccttcccagctcctcATGTCCAATGACGGAGGCACCTGGTAGATGCCTTGAGCCTGACTGGCTGAGGGGGGAACCTGGTAGATGTCCTGAGGGGGGCTGGCAGAGCCTCCAGGGTACACCTCTGCCACTTGGCCCAGGGAGGGGGGCACCTGGGAGATCTCCTGGCCAGGGCTGGTGAAAGCATAGGGAGGCATCTGCTTCAGGTAGGCAGGTGGCTGCTTAGCCAGGGCAGACAGAAACTGTCCGGTAGGTGCTGAGCCTGGGTACAGACCCTGCTGTCCCTTACTGGGGACTGACATCAGGTAGATGTTGTCCCCTTGGGGGGCATAAGCAGGGTGCATGGGTGTGTACTGCAAGGCAGGTGACAGCGGGGTGTAGCCCCCTTGGTAGTGGCAAGGCAGAGCCAACTGGGACACCAGCAGCTGAGGCAGTGCCTGCCCCTGCACAGGGCCAggcacttgctgctgctgcttcttgtcaTACATCCCCACCAGGATCTTGAGGCGGTTCCTGGGGACTATGCCCTGCCGGCCATGGAGCAAGCAGAGCCACCAGCCATCCAGCCCTCGCATGCTGCACTCCAGCACCATCATAATGTCGCCCTTGCGGAAGGAGAGCCCATCCGGGGACTTGGCCACATTGTCATACAGTGCCTTGGCCAGCACATTCTGCAAGAGAGCCCCGCGCCAGAGCGGTGAGTCATCCCAGCAGACCCAGCACTAGGATGGAGCCCCAGGGGTTTTGCTGAGCAGGTCCCACCAGCTGGATCTCTCTACTCCaactgccttttccttcccagctgaAGTTCAACCCATCCTTCCCAGAGGTGGTGCTGGGAAGAGGCTAGGCCCTCCCAACTCCCCGGTATTGGGGGgccctcctctgcctctccctccccttcccaccaccaGGGAGGAAGTGCCATGGCAGCAAGCCAGCCACGGCCATCCCCACGCCAGCTGCCACGGGACCCCTTCCGCCATGGCTACCCTCATGGCAGACACAGGCCATGCCACCGCGGTGTGCCCGGGACACTGCACAGAGCCCTCTGGCCTCACCGATGCCACGCCAGCAGCACAGACCACAGCCTGCCCCAAGATGGCAGGGCCGGCCCCGCCCACTCACGCCCCACCCCACAGGCCTCGCCTGCCTTCCCTGCCGGCCTGGTAGGGAGGCCTGTAGCCCTGGTGGGATCTCCCCATGAGGCCTGGAACACTGTGGGGACAAGGCCTCCCTGCCCCAGTGTGGCAGGGCTAGGCCTGTAGGCTTAAATTATAGGTTTAAGCTAACGTATCAGACACAATAATGTGTATGACTTTAACGTAGTAGAATATAGCAAGTTGTTCTAACTTGCTGACACATAGGGAATAAAGAATGTCCGGttgatgggggaaaaaacatcaCAGGACTGATAACTAAGGAGACActaaataagaccaaggatgccagccttcaagataacaGAGTGGCGCCCAGCGtggagcgagactggaacagaacagaagcaaggacataccaactgctagctcagcactaggaccttgtgAGTgtgcgcaagcactgaggtcattcagtaaacacagtgaggaagactatcggcGACCACCAGcgacccccactcagcaagaaagcgcatgtgcaattaggatgcaaatattacaATCAGTCCCAGGAAATCTCGTATGTAAAGCGTTCCCTGGAAAAGCTGTGAATATGCATGAGTTTGCTAAATATACAGCTGCTGCCGCCGGCAAGTAAGGGGTGCGCTCACCTTTGTGAAACGATTCATGTGTGCGCCCAGCGCTGCgataaagaatgctgctttctaaaactccaaattgagtccTAGAGAGTTTCTCCGACCGACTTTTGCGGTAACAGGCCAAGGTCACTCGAAGTGAGTCGGCCGCCCTGAGGGAGCCCTGCCCGAGAGGCAAGACCGCGGCCTTCCCCGTGCTCCGCCGTGCCAGGGCCCCCCCATGAGCCCTCACCCCCAGGTCCCGTGAGGAGCGCCCCCACCCCAGTCACCCCGCCCATGGGGCTGTCTCACCAGGTAGCTCATCTTCCCGCGGCGCCATACAGGACTAGCGCCAATCGGGCCGAAAGACAGCACAGCAGTAGTGCCGTAGGGATCATTATAGTGCGTACCCGCTTGGGCCCGGCGGCACCATCCGCGCCCATTGGCTGCGCCCGCCCCGAGGGGGCGGGGctgcggcggcgggcggggctTGGACGGGGAGAGGAGGGGCGGGCACCGGGAGGGGGCTCGGCACTAGCGGCTGGGAGGGGGATGAGGTCGGggaccggcaccggcaccggcaccgtGCCACCGTGCAGCCAGGGTGCAGAGGGGGTGTGGTGGGTGTGTAACGGGTGTGCAATGGATGTGCAATGGATGTGCACTGGGGGTGTAACGGGGGTACATGGGCATGTGACAGGCGTGTAACGGGGGTGCGATGGGGGGATTACAGGAGTGTAACGGGCTTGGAGCACATACGTGTGTGTAATGGGTGTGTAGCAGGGGAGGTGTGTGTGAAGTGTGTAACAGGTATTCTGGGCGGGTAATGGGTATGCAACAGCAGGGGGGTACCAGGTGGGTGTAAGAGGCAGGTAACGGGTGGGTGTAGGTACAACAGGTGTGTAAGGCAGGGGCTGATGTGTGCAATGGGGGTGCgtgtgggggggtgtgtgtgtgtgttttcaagAACTTTCTGTCAGCTGCACGTCCCACCTCAGCCCAGGTGCTGCTGCGGGGTGACGGTCCATTATGGCACACATGGCACACTGCAGCATCTGGCATGCTGCCCACCCGGCCTGTTCCAACAGCCCGGGCACGTGGCCCACGGGTGCCCTGGCAGCCAGTGAGTCTGTGCTTGACACTGCCCCATGCTGAGCCACAGCTCCGGCGCTGCCGGCATTTGCACAGAGCCAGGAGTGGGCTGGGAGGGCGGCTACAGGGCAAGCGGGGAGCTCGTGGGAGGCACGTGTGCGAGCTGCATGGGCACACACAAGCTGCAGGACACATAGGAGCTGCAGTGGAGGAACAGGACCCATGTGACATGCACAGACCTGCACAAgctgcacagacacacatgcaTGGCCCAGCACAGGAGTGTGTGAGAGCTGGGTGCACACAGGCTATAGAGGGAGGGGACCTGGGGGTGCCCAGTGAGCATGCGAGGCCTGTGCATGAGCAGGGAGCCAAGGGGAGGCACATGGGGGTGCCCAGCAGCCACGGGGGTGCACACACGAGCTCCAGAGCCACAGGGCAGTGGAGCAAGCAGTGCATGCTGAGGCAGGCCAGGAATGCACCTCTGCCTGTGCATGTGCTACCGCCATGGCATTCCTTCTTGGCTCTGTTCACCTCAGGGGTTACCTTTGGGCCGCACcaatgtgctgcagcagagctgaggccACATTGCAAACACGTGCCCTACCACAAAAAGTGAGGCTTGTTCTGCTCCCCGagagccaccaccaccattcCTCAGCAACAACAACCTCCCCTCGCTGTCCCCTGCTAGGAGGCAGGTTCCCCAGTGCATCGCTGGCagaaggggaaactgaggcatggcCAGGGATAGGAGATAtccggcgggggggggggctgtggtTGTGCCCACAAACTGCAGCTGCCCCGGCAGGCACAGTCAGAGGACTGTGGTTTCCTCTTGCCAGTGGCAGCAGTGACAGCGCAGGGGATGAGCCCTGCAGGCATCCCTGGGATGGGCTCCAAGCTCTGCAGCTGATTCCCATGAGGCCGCGGTGTGTTTGCTTCAGAGCCCCTGAGCCTGGTGAGGTTCTGCCTCCCTCCCATCGAGGGTGTCTCCTGGGATCCCCAGGGTGATCCTGCCACCACATGGCTTCAGGCGAGTGCTGAGGAGCCACAAGCTCCCTGCTTTGGTACTTAAAAGCAGcagggattttattttcccctccctgtgATGATGCTCAGATCAAAGCATCCCCTGTCAATATTCAATCCTGGCCATTTTCAGTGCATCGGAGCCAAAATTGCTGCTTGCATCTGCTCAGCATCCTGAACTGGCAATGGCTCCTGCATcccctgcttctgcagctgagtTCCTGGGGGGTAACAGGCACCAACAGGCCTCCCTGCAGCTTCTCCCACctctaagaaaatgaaatgccaaaAATGAAGATCTGAAGTGGAGTGTTACGGGGGCCCCACGGCGCTGGGGATGCTCATAGCTGGGTTGGTGACACGGTTGGTTGCCGGCAGTGGGGTACGGCGAGAGCCCCACACTGTGGTTTTCTACCAGCTCTGGTGGACACAGGGCTGGGCATTTCGGGATGGATGCTGCTTGGGATGCAGGTTGCCCCAGCAACAGTTGCTATGGAAAACACTTTGGCGGCAGAATTTCCAGCCATATTCATGTGTCTCTCATTGTCTTCAGGAGTGTCTCTGGCATCCAggcacagccagctctgcaccagGCAGGCTCCGCTGCACCTGTGCCAGGACTGGCTTTTCCTGGCATGGGAAGTGTTGGAGGACCCCAAAGTGGGGGTTCAGGGGAGCACAGTGGGTGTGCATGGGATGGGGGGAGCAGGTGAACGGTGCTGTGCCAGGTTAAT from Strigops habroptila isolate Jane chromosome W, bStrHab1.2.pri, whole genome shotgun sequence encodes:
- the LOC115619013 gene encoding LOW QUALITY PROTEIN: breast cancer anti-estrogen resistance protein 1-like (The sequence of the model RefSeq protein was modified relative to this genomic sequence to represent the inferred CDS: deleted 7 bases in 5 codons; substituted 1 base at 1 genomic stop codon); the protein is MGMLPSVPECWLGTASHRWTTEHGNHSLPKTQPVWLNVLGVEVPFPTDAQNPLSGQPVLVLCQWKSDASPILPANGCWVCWDDSPLWRGALLQNVLAKALYDNVAKSPDGLSFRKGDIMMVLECSMRGLDGWWLCLLHGRQGIVPRNRLKILVGMYDKKQQQQVPGPVQGQALPQLLVSQLALPCHYQGGYTPLSPALQYTPMHPAYAPQGDNIYLMSVPSKGQQGLYPGSAPTGQFLSALAKQPPAYLKQMPPYAFTSPGQEISQVPPSLGQVAEVYPGGSASPPQDIYQVPPSASQAQGIYQVPPSLDMRSWEGHKPQGKMLVPTHVGQVYAYDSPKGEQDEYYFPCYLLSTGSQEIYDVLPVKGGVLSQFSQEGYDTPPMAVKGLNGQEIYDVPPSPSVGKNLHQTLSAAGEVYDVPPSVSKDVLDGPVREEAYNVPPAFAKQKAFDPSHHPLLAQQEPYLPEDIYDVPLVAGKGSPNPLLYQEIYDVPPSLKKLGGLAFSQVYDLPQDLHASGKGSLDTEGEYIYDVPPQVDCEAKGANAKRLSVSSTGSTHSNISTSLLDVAPIKELAKGAGKEFSLDVDATMEMLAKLQHGVGSTVSYLMSFISANWRSPKHMEANAASICRAAKGVRMALRDLLEFAQGVVGSAAQASDYSLYTKLSKQLQKMEEVYQTLVQHSQALDACHWALSTLASSKLGTDDLEHFVMHSRGIPDDTKQLASFLHGNASLLFKRTKLAVESGSHRPPHPSDKASSIQLWPLPSPPKLLVQESPNRPYKNSESNWMEDCDYVHLQGKEEFEKTQKELLELSPSNIIXQSKDQLEHQQLKQFEQLEQEATCPIDNDLSNWSPPQHYGPVQDGRCPADHQLLLFYLEQCKANLATLTNAVDAFFTAVSTNQPCKIFVAHSKFIILSTHKLIFIGDTLSCQAKAQDVQHKVMHYSNLLCEMLKIMVTTLHYPSPAASKHMVECVEDLANSTQQFRMVLGHLAAM